A section of the Primulina eburnea isolate SZY01 chromosome 1, ASM2296580v1, whole genome shotgun sequence genome encodes:
- the LOC140832065 gene encoding putative E3 ubiquitin-protein ligase RF298: MGENGKIEGTIEGPSTGLVKEKGSRNKRKFLSNLSIDIPVDVTTLSRTEFPRHEMLQEKFWNALSNLGSLIAGSADTSEEQEFQEFQQADWDNPIACQLEELLTNNLLATFRSAIKQIEECGYTEEAAEWAVLNSGLYHGIKDAVSNVVDGALALLSEKEFNTSNRPLFGGLQNLVDYTILEMIHVLREVRPALTVAEAMWYLLISDTNLVNACVMEGVTSGSSCVPESPGESSVATIFRSKDGVSVNSHLGSNTCDDPKQLMPCAQSSQLESPISVPVHQFPNSKHRAGELGSVVKEASVAPQEVKGKFSAITREKIQTSSQSMTVDERSGGTKKGPSGSSKRDLLRQKTFQFEKSYKGRMSKGAFKAKVAAWGSMVLDKSSKSQSGSSVMMKGACSKVTGINDSIVEGKHHLSSNSQLDGPAGVLPIKDPVFALPAVISKSSTSLVADPNSLSNGEPSVSGSHKSTDYFSAIPYDETLQKYVPQDDKDETILILVPHRKALEKELQGWTQWANDKVMQAARRLGSDQGELKLLRQEKEETEKLNKERQTLEENTLKRLSEMENALSNASGQIEMANSAVRRLGEENSLLKKKMEDAKSQSLRAASNLQEAVRREQDALKKSQLWNAEKGSIQEQLTDLKRQAADLNNRIEKAKVQVDQFKVLMEQEEKEKVKAATFIDSLRRKKEEDDAVTREEEDRIKQMGELNLQKCKEAIKNLESAVSELILESNKSKIAALNVGYGSCLTGGEDATTFTGLQLPKITKRLAVFQENFGAGNVRPERECIMCMTEEISVVFLPCAHQVLCGQCSNLHEKQGINDCPSCRTTIGKRISVGYRVN; this comes from the exons ATGGGTGAAAATGGTAAAATTGAGGGTACCATTGAAGGACCATCTACTGGTTTGGTCAAGGAAAAGGGGAGTAGAAACAAGAGAAAGTTTTTATCTAATTTGTCGATAGACATTCCAGTTGATGTAACAACCTTGTCTCGGACAGAATTCCCTAGGCACGAAATGCTGCAGGAGAAATTCTGGAATGCTTTGAGCAATTTAGGTTCACTCATTGCGGGGTCTGCAGACACGAGCGAGGAGCAGGAATTCCAAGAGTTTCAACAGGCTGATTGGGACAATCCTATTGCATGTCAGCTCGAGGAACTTCTTACCAATAATCTTCTTGCTACTTTCCGTAGTGCCATAAAGCAAATAGAAGAATGCGGGTACACCGAGGAAGCTGCTgagtgggctgttttaaataGTGGCCTCTATCATGGAATTAAAGATGCTGTATCCAATGTTGTGGATGGTGCTTTAGCTTTACTGAGTGAGAAGGAGTTTAACACATCAAATCGTCCACTATTTGGTGGACTACAGAATCTGGTGGATTACACGATCCTAGAGATGATACATGTACTTCGGGAGGTTAGGCCAGCCTTGACTGTTGCAGAAGCAATGTGGTATCTTTTAATAAGCGATACGAATCTTGTAAACGCGTGTGTAATGGAGGGAGTCACGTCTGGTAGTTCTTGTGTTCCAGAAAGTCCTGGAGAAAGCTCTGTAGCAACAATTTTTCGGTCCAAAGATGGAGTTTCTGTAAACAGTCATTTAGGTTCTAACACTTGCGATGATCCAAAACAGTTAATGCCATGTGCCCAAAGTTCTCAGCTCGAATCCCCTATTTCTGTACCGGTGCATCAATTTCCCAATTCTAAACACCGTGCAGGTGAACTTGGTAGCGTTGTGAAGGAAGCTTCCGTTGCTCCTCAAGAAGTCAAGGGAAAGTTTTCAGCTATCACCAGGGAGAAAATCCAGACATCATCCCAATCAATGACAGTGGACGAAAGATCAGGAGGCACTAAAAAGGGTCCATCTGGTAGTTCGAAGAGAGACTTGCTTCGTCAGAAGACATTTCAGTTTGAGAAAAGCTACAAGGGTCGCATGTCAAAGGGAGCCTTTAAGGCAAAAGTTGCTGCCTGGGGAAGTATGGTGTTGGACAAATCGTCAAAGTCACAATCTGGTTCTAGTGTGATGATGAAAGGAGCTTGTTCAAAGGTAACTGGAATCAATGACTCCATTGTGGAAGGAAAACATCACCTTTCAAGTAATTCACAACTAGATGGACCTGCTGGAGTTTTGCCCATTAAAGATCCTGTATTTGCATTGCCTGCAGTAATTTCCAAATCTTCTACATCACTGGTCGCAGATCCTAATTCTTTGTCAAATGGTGAGCCATCTGTTTCTGGCTCTCATAAGTCTACTGATTATTTTTCTGCAATTCCATATGATGAAACTCTCCAGAAGTACGTCCCACAGGATGACAAAGATGAAACAATCCTGATACTAGTACCTCATAGAAAAGCGCTGGAGAAAGAACTACAAGGTTGGACTCAATGGGCCAATGATAAGGTTATGCAGGCTGCCCGAAGACTTGGTAGTGACCAGGGAGAGTTGAAATTGTTGAGGCAAGAAAAGGAAGAGACGGAGAAATTGAACAAGGAGCGACAAACTTTGGAGGAGAATACTTTGAAGCGGCTATCCGAAATGGAGAATGCATTGTCTAATGCCAGTGGCCAGATTGAAATGGCTAACTCTGCAGTTCGACGGCTTGGAGAAGAGAATTCTTTGTTGAAGAAGAAGATGGAGGATGCTAAGTCGCAGTCTCTACGAGCTGCCTCTAATTTGCAGGAAGCTGTCCGGAGGGAGCAGGATGCTCTGAAGAAATCTCAGTTGTGGAATGCAGAGAAGGGATCAATCCAGGAGCAACTTACAGATCTGAAGCGGCAAGCAGCTGATTTGAATAACCGAATAGAAAAGGctaaagtacaagtggatcagtTCAAG GTTCTGATGGAACAGGAAGAGAAGGAGAAAGTTAAAGCTGCTACATTTATAGATTCCTTGAGGcggaaaaaagaagaagatgatGCTGTGACAAGAGAAGAGGAGGACAGAATCAAACAAATGGGAGAACTGAACTTGCAGAAATGCAAAGAAGCCATTAAAAATCTTGAGAGTGCGGTCTCTGAGTTGATATTAGAGTCCAATAAATCAAAGATAGCAGCTCTTAATGTGGGTTATGGTAGCTGCTTAACTGGTGGCGAGGACGCCACCACATTCACTGGATTGCAGCTTCCTAAAATCACAAAGAGATTGGCAGTCTTTCAAGAGAACTTTGGGGCTGGAAATGTTAGACCAGAAAGGGAATGCATTATGTGTATGACAGAGGAGATTTCTGTGGTTTTTCTCCCTTGTGCGCATCAAGTTCTTTGCGGGCAATGCAGCAATCTCCATGAAAAGCAAGGAATAAATGATTGTCCTTCTTGCAGAACAACAATAGGTAAACGTATATCTGTTGGTTATCGTGTCAATTGA
- the LOC140832071 gene encoding uncharacterized protein isoform X2, which yields MMDTFNGKLKRLCSGLGWPARRRRSKPKIIVKRLGKSGSRNHTDASNSVASAVIHPSNESGGGKSDRSSFRVATFNAALFSMAPAVPRTEDSSHVNGYESQEIVKRNLGFDHNSREGKLMNNRPKSILKQSPLHPSSTMNNNSNSTDNLSKQQKFAKSRLRVSINLPDNEISLTKSGQLSYYADSEQLEGSSGGCSSSTVSGIHKGNAPSIRSNSMHSSRINGTEYRSRRAIFEVLKELNADVLALQDVKAEEEKNMKPLSDLADALGMEYVFAESWAPEYGNAILSKWPIKRWRVQKVFDDTDFRNVLKATIDVPQAGEINFFCTHLDHLDENWRMKQINAIIESTEVPHILAGGLNSLDETDYSQERWTDIVKYFEEMRKPTPKVEVMKYLKSQQYTDAKDFAGECESVVMIAKGQSVQGTCKYGTRVDYILSSSNAPYKFVPGSYSVLSSKGTSDHHIVKVDVIKGDSSTQQCTSTKLRQQSRQTVKITHSSSPSKEMH from the exons ATGATGGACACGTTCAACGGGAAACTGAAGCGCCTCTGTTCTGGATTGGGATGGCCGGCTCGCCGCCGCCGCTCCAAGCctaaaatcatagtgaaaaggCTTGGAAAGTCAGGCTCGAGGAATCATACAGATGCATCGAACAGTGTTGCTTCTGCCGTGATTCACCCGAGTAATGAATCGGGTGGCGGAAAATCCGATAGGTCGTCGTTTAGAGTTGCGACATTTAATGCTGCCCTCTTCTCTATGGCACCGGCGGTCCCGAGAACAGAGGATTCATCGCACGTTAATGGGTACGAAAGTCAAGAAATCGTGAAGAGAAATCTCGGGTTTGATCACAATTCAAGAGAGGGGAAATTAATGAACAATCGTCCAAAAAGCATACTGAAACAATCCCCACTGCATCCCAGCAGCACCATGAACAATAATAGCAACTCTACCGATAATCTCTCCAAGCAGCAAAAATTTGCGAAATCAAGATTGAGGGTCTCCATAAATTTGCCCGATAACGAGATTTCTTTGACGAAAAGCGGACAGTTGAGCTACTACGCCGATAGTGAACAGCTGGAAGGTTCATCGGGAGGCTGCAGCAGCAGTACAGTTAGCGGGATTCACAAAGGAAATGCTCCATCAATAAGATCAAACAGCATGCATTCGAGCAGAATAAATGGGACGGAATATAGGAGCAGAAGGGCGATTTTTGAAGTGTTGAAAGAGTTGAATGCAGATGTGTTGGCTTTGCAAGATGTGAAGGCAGAAGAGGAGAAGAATATGAAGCCTTTATCCGATTTGGCCGATGCTTTGGGGATGGAATATGTTTTTGCTGAGAGTTGGGCCCCTGAATATGGAAATGCTATTCTCTCAAAATGGCCGATTAAAAGGTGGAGGGTTCAGAAGGTCTTTGATGACACTGATTTCAG AAATGTACTGAAAGCCACCATTGATGTACCTCAAGCTGGAGAAATCAACTTCTTCTGCACTCATCTGGACCATTTGGACGAGAACTGGAGGATGAAACAAATCAACGCGATAATTGAATCCACTGAGGTTCCCCATATTTTAGCTGGAGGACTAAATTCTCTAGACGAAACAGATTACTCTCAAGAAAGATGGACAGATATTGTAAAG TACTTTGAAGAAATGAGAAAACCAACGCCTAAAGTGGAGGTGATGAAGTACTTGAAGAGCCAACAATACACAGATGCTAAGGATTTCGCTGGCGAATGCGAGTCTGTTGTCATGATCGCCAAAGGACAGA GTGTACAAGGAACATGCAAATACGGGACTCGAGTAGATTACATACTATCTTCATCAAACGCACCCTACAAGTTTGTTCCAGGATCATACTCAGTCTTATCTTCGAAAGGGACATCAGATCATCACATTGTGAAAGTTGATGTGATCAAAGGAGATAGCAGCACGCAGCAATGCACGAGCACCAAGCTCAGGCAGCAGAGCCGACAAACGGTTAAGATCACACATTCCTCTTCTCCGTCAAAGG AAATGCATTGA
- the LOC140832071 gene encoding uncharacterized protein isoform X1 gives MMDTFNGKLKRLCSGLGWPARRRRSKPKIIVKRLGKSGSRNHTDASNSVASAVIHPSNESGGGKSDRSSFRVATFNAALFSMAPAVPRTEDSSHVNGYESQEIVKRNLGFDHNSREGKLMNNRPKSILKQSPLHPSSTMNNNSNSTDNLSKQQKFAKSRLRVSINLPDNEISLTKSGQLSYYADSEQLEGSSGGCSSSTVSGIHKGNAPSIRSNSMHSSRINGTEYRSRRAIFEVLKELNADVLALQDVKAEEEKNMKPLSDLADALGMEYVFAESWAPEYGNAILSKWPIKRWRVQKVFDDTDFRNVLKATIDVPQAGEINFFCTHLDHLDENWRMKQINAIIESTEVPHILAGGLNSLDETDYSQERWTDIVKYFEEMRKPTPKVEVMKYLKSQQYTDAKDFAGECESVVMIAKGQSVQGTCKYGTRVDYILSSSNAPYKFVPGSYSVLSSKGTSDHHIVKVDVIKGDSSTQQCTSTKLRQQSRQTVKITHSSSPSKGIWKVHS, from the exons ATGATGGACACGTTCAACGGGAAACTGAAGCGCCTCTGTTCTGGATTGGGATGGCCGGCTCGCCGCCGCCGCTCCAAGCctaaaatcatagtgaaaaggCTTGGAAAGTCAGGCTCGAGGAATCATACAGATGCATCGAACAGTGTTGCTTCTGCCGTGATTCACCCGAGTAATGAATCGGGTGGCGGAAAATCCGATAGGTCGTCGTTTAGAGTTGCGACATTTAATGCTGCCCTCTTCTCTATGGCACCGGCGGTCCCGAGAACAGAGGATTCATCGCACGTTAATGGGTACGAAAGTCAAGAAATCGTGAAGAGAAATCTCGGGTTTGATCACAATTCAAGAGAGGGGAAATTAATGAACAATCGTCCAAAAAGCATACTGAAACAATCCCCACTGCATCCCAGCAGCACCATGAACAATAATAGCAACTCTACCGATAATCTCTCCAAGCAGCAAAAATTTGCGAAATCAAGATTGAGGGTCTCCATAAATTTGCCCGATAACGAGATTTCTTTGACGAAAAGCGGACAGTTGAGCTACTACGCCGATAGTGAACAGCTGGAAGGTTCATCGGGAGGCTGCAGCAGCAGTACAGTTAGCGGGATTCACAAAGGAAATGCTCCATCAATAAGATCAAACAGCATGCATTCGAGCAGAATAAATGGGACGGAATATAGGAGCAGAAGGGCGATTTTTGAAGTGTTGAAAGAGTTGAATGCAGATGTGTTGGCTTTGCAAGATGTGAAGGCAGAAGAGGAGAAGAATATGAAGCCTTTATCCGATTTGGCCGATGCTTTGGGGATGGAATATGTTTTTGCTGAGAGTTGGGCCCCTGAATATGGAAATGCTATTCTCTCAAAATGGCCGATTAAAAGGTGGAGGGTTCAGAAGGTCTTTGATGACACTGATTTCAG AAATGTACTGAAAGCCACCATTGATGTACCTCAAGCTGGAGAAATCAACTTCTTCTGCACTCATCTGGACCATTTGGACGAGAACTGGAGGATGAAACAAATCAACGCGATAATTGAATCCACTGAGGTTCCCCATATTTTAGCTGGAGGACTAAATTCTCTAGACGAAACAGATTACTCTCAAGAAAGATGGACAGATATTGTAAAG TACTTTGAAGAAATGAGAAAACCAACGCCTAAAGTGGAGGTGATGAAGTACTTGAAGAGCCAACAATACACAGATGCTAAGGATTTCGCTGGCGAATGCGAGTCTGTTGTCATGATCGCCAAAGGACAGA GTGTACAAGGAACATGCAAATACGGGACTCGAGTAGATTACATACTATCTTCATCAAACGCACCCTACAAGTTTGTTCCAGGATCATACTCAGTCTTATCTTCGAAAGGGACATCAGATCATCACATTGTGAAAGTTGATGTGATCAAAGGAGATAGCAGCACGCAGCAATGCACGAGCACCAAGCTCAGGCAGCAGAGCCGACAAACGGTTAAGATCACACATTCCTCTTCTCCGTCAAAGGGTATATGGAAAGTACATTCTTGA
- the LOC140808548 gene encoding uncharacterized protein — translation MVEFDVILGMDWLSKSHAIVDCRRKIIKLRTPSQKEITYHGKAKKRKSLLSASQTWKAMKSGEIVYLAMVNEVNEGVELKIEDIPVVQEFSDVFPEELPGMVPDREIKFEINLVPGATPISKAPYRMAPAELNELKEQLQELLDKKQIRPSVSPWGAPVKPEDVPKTALRTRYGHYEFTVMPFELTNAPAAFMDLMNRVFKPFLDKFVVVFIDDILVYSPSEEDHKEHLQLTLQMLREKELYAKFKKCEFWLKSVTFLSHIISKEGVSVDPKKVEAITGWPRPKTVTEIRSFLGLAGYYRKFVEGFSSITTPLTKLTQKNSKFNYSEECEKSFQMLKEKLASTPVLVLSTEDKSFTIYSDASKEGLGCVLMQEGRQNTSLDARSVNKLKLNINGPGGLLQPLEIPEWKWGHIFMDFVVGLPKSRQSHNGIWVIVDRLTKSAHFLPVRMNYNLEKLATIYIDNIVRLHGVPASILSDRDPRFVSRYHSSIGMATYEALYGRKCRSPLYWDEVGEKSITGPELVQETVDKVTIIKERLKIAQDRQKSWADLKRRPVEFTVGEKAYVKVSPMKELLALPPDMSRIHNVFHVSQLRKYNPDPSHVLETGPLLMESNLNEKLRYDEVPIRILDTKEQVLRRRNISYVKIQWSNHTEREATWELKEKMFEQYPYLFENIENSSFIDETSNKEGGM, via the exons ATGGTGGAGTTCGACGTTATtctgggaatggattggttatccAAGAGTCATGCAATAGTAGATTGTCGGCGTAAGATTATCAAACTCCGAACTCCAAGCCAAAAAGAAATCACATATCATGGCAAGGCTAAGAAACGTAAATCCCTCCTTTCTGCATCTCAAACCTGGAAAGCCATGAAGTCTGGAGAAATAGTCTATCTAGCAATGGTAAATGAAGTAAACGAAGGAGTCGAGCTCAAGATAGAAGATATTCCAGTGGTACAAGAATTTTCGGATGTCTTTCCAGAAGAGTTACCTGGAATGGTCCCGGACCGTGAGATAAAATTCGAGATTAACTTGGTACCAGGTGCTACACCAATATCAAAGGCACCCTATCGAATGGCTCCAGCTGAACTCAATGAGCTAAAAGAACAACTCCAAGAGTTGTTAGACAAGAAACAAATCAGACCAAGTGTctctccttggggagctcca GTCAAACCAGAAGACGTTCCAAAGACAGCTCTCAGAACAAGATATGGTCATTATGAGTTTACGGTAATGCCATTTgaattgacaaatgctccagcagctttcatggatctcatgaacagagtATTCAAGCCATTTCTCGACAAATTTGTGGTGGTATTTATCGATGACATTCTCGTATATTCCCCAAGTGAAGAGGATCACAAAGAACATCTTCAACTGACTCTTCAGATGTTAAGAGAAAAAGAGTTATACGCGaaattcaagaaatgcgaattctggctaaaAAGTGTGACTTTCTTAAGccatatcatttcaaaagaaggaGTATCTGTGGACCCTAAAAAGGTGGAAGCAATCACTGGCTGGCCGAGACCTAAGACAGTAACTGAAATTCGAAGCTTTCTGGGattggcaggttactatcgaaaatttgttgaaggttTCTCTTCAATAACTACGCCTCTTACAAAACTCACACaaaagaattcaaaatttaactACAGTGAGGAGTGTGAAAAGAGCTTCCAAATGCTCAAGGAAAAGCTTGCATCTACACCAGTACTGGTTCTATCCACTGAGGACAAAAGCTTTACCATTTACAGTGACGCATCAAAAGAGGGTTTAGGATGCGTACTCATGCAAGAAGGAAGA CAGAATACATCTCTAGATGCCAGGTCTGTCAACAAGTTAAAGCTGAACATCAACGGTCCTGGAGGACTTCTTCAACCCTTGgaaattccagaatggaaatggggaCATATTTTCATGGATTTTGTGGTAGGTTTACCAAAGTCTAGGCAAAGTCATAATGGAatatgggtaatcgtagatagactcaccAAATCTGCACATTTTCTACCTGTCCGCATGAATTATAATCTGGAAAAATTGGCTACCATATACATTGACAATATTGTGCGATTACATGGAGTTCCGGCAAGCATTCtgtctgatagagatccaagatttGTATCTCG ttatcaTAGTAGTATTGGAATGGCTACATACGAAGCTCTGTACGGTCGAAAATGTCGATCACCTCTATACtgggatgaggtaggagagAAATCCATAACTGGACCTGAACTTGTCCAAGAAACCGTGGACAAAGTAACAATCATTAAAGAAAGACTCAAAATTGctcaagatcgacagaaaagttggGCTGATCTAAAGAGGAGACCAGTGGAGTTCACCGTTGGAGAAAAAGCTTACGTAAAAGTTTCTCCCATGAAGGAGTT ACTAGCTTTGCCACCAGATATGTCAAGAATTCAtaatgtatttcatgtttcACAATTGAGGAAATACAACCCAGATCCAAGTCATGTTCTTGAAACTGGACCGCTCCTGATGGAAAGTAATCTGAATGAAAAACTAAGATATGACGAAGTTCCAATTCGAATTTTGGACACCAAAGAACAAGTATTAAGGCGACGCAACATTTCCTATGTTAAGATACAGTGGTCTAATCATaccgaaagagaagctacttgggaactaaaaGAGAAGATGTTCGAGCAATATCCCTATCTGTTCGAGAATATAGAAAACTCAAGTTTCATAGACGAAACTTCCAACAAGGAGGGAGGAAtgtaa
- the LOC140808564 gene encoding uncharacterized protein, whose translation MTEVGPITWKRFREAFLKQYYPAELRLKLLSEFENFTQTPDMSVVEYTSKFNSLGTYAPAIMADDILKMHRFKRGLNSRIQSALVVYQPTGFDDLMGAAIRDETDIKRREDENKNKRPLTRQSFQGKQPVKRSNQSSEPFKGTPSNSTTTFSSIKPCPLCNYRHIGECRRNTGACFNCGKMGHRISNCPEPLKKMTWPDTNATPNKPKENKTNARMFAITQEEVDDANDVVAGTIIINKISAYVLFDCGATHSFISKRFTKKLGLIPEILVEPFRIATPTS comes from the coding sequence ATGACAGAAGTCGGACCAATCACATGGAAAAGATTTCGAGAAGCATTCTTGAAACAATACTATCCAGCAGAGTTGAGATTAAAATTGTTGagtgaatttgagaattttactcAAACCCCAGATATGTCTGTTGTGGAGTACACTTCTAAATTCAACTCCCTTGGAACATATGCTCCTGCCATCATGGCAGATGATATCCTGAAGATGCATCGTTTCAAACGTGGTCTGAACAGCCGTATCCAATCAGCTCTGGTAGTTTACCAACCCACAGGTTTTGATGATTTAATGGGAGCAGCCATTAGAGATGAGACTGATATCAAGCGCCGAgaagatgaaaataaaaataaacgacCTCTTACTAGACAATCTTTTCAAGGTAAACAACCAGTTAAAAGGTCAAACCAATCAAGTGAACCATTCAAGGGAACTCCTTCCAATTCAACTACGACATTCTCAAGCATAAAACCGTGTCCATTATGCAACTACCGACACATTGGAGAATGTCGAAGGAACACCGGTGCTTGCTTCAATTGTGGGAAGATGGGACACCGAATTTCTAATTGTCctgaaccattaaagaaaatgacatGGCCAGACACTAATGCTACCCCCAACAAACCAAAGGAGAATAAGACCAATGCTCGTATGTTTGCCATAACTCAAGAAGAGGTAGATGATGCAaacgatgtcgtggcaggtaccattataatcaataaaatttcaGCTTATGTGTTGTTTGACTGTGGTGCCACTCATTCATTTATTTCGAAGAGATTCACTAAGAAGCTAGGGCTTATACCAGAGATACTTGTTGAACCTTTTAGAATTGCTACTCCCACCAGTTAA